In Pelosinus sp. UFO1, one genomic interval encodes:
- a CDS encoding GntP family permease, whose amino-acid sequence MLLGIVFVAILLLLLLITKLKVNPFIALMIVSFFVGLSTGMPLDKIVGSIQAGLGNTLGFIAIVLGLGTMLGKLMEESGAAERVARTLINRFGKQNVHWAMMFVAFIVGIPVFFQVGFVLLLPLVFTIAKETGISLLKIGLPLVAGLSVVHGLVPPHPAAMAAVGIFKADVGKTILYSIIVGLPTAILAGPVFASFISKKVKITPPENIANTVKIGRKDEELPGFGITVITILFPVFLMLLSTFADIYLPKDASSRMVLNFIGNPITSLLISVLLSLFTFGLWRGFSMAQIGKYCDQSLPAVASILMVIGGGGAFNKVLLDSGVGAEIAKLATAAQLNPIVLGWLVAALIRVATGSATVAMLTAAGIVAPILAMSPGASPELMVLATGAGSLVLSHVNDAGFWMIKEYFGMTVQETLSTWTVLETIIGVAGLVFTLLLSMFIA is encoded by the coding sequence ATGTTATTAGGAATCGTGTTTGTTGCTATTTTATTGTTACTATTATTGATTACAAAATTAAAGGTAAACCCATTTATTGCCTTAATGATTGTTTCCTTTTTCGTGGGATTATCTACAGGTATGCCTCTTGACAAAATAGTGGGCTCCATTCAGGCAGGATTAGGTAATACGTTAGGTTTCATTGCTATTGTTTTAGGACTCGGCACTATGCTTGGTAAGTTAATGGAAGAATCAGGAGCGGCGGAGCGGGTAGCACGTACACTGATTAATCGTTTTGGTAAACAAAATGTACACTGGGCGATGATGTTTGTAGCATTCATTGTTGGTATTCCTGTATTTTTCCAAGTTGGTTTTGTTTTATTATTACCTCTAGTTTTTACTATTGCAAAAGAAACAGGAATTTCGCTGCTTAAAATTGGCCTCCCTCTTGTTGCAGGTTTATCCGTGGTACATGGACTAGTTCCACCTCATCCGGCAGCTATGGCAGCCGTAGGCATTTTTAAAGCAGATGTAGGTAAAACCATTCTTTATAGCATTATCGTAGGTTTACCGACGGCAATATTAGCAGGGCCAGTATTTGCATCTTTTATTAGTAAAAAAGTGAAGATAACTCCGCCAGAAAATATAGCTAATACAGTAAAAATTGGACGCAAAGACGAAGAGTTACCTGGATTTGGTATCACAGTGATTACCATTTTATTCCCTGTGTTTTTGATGCTATTATCAACTTTCGCAGATATTTATTTACCAAAGGATGCTTCTTCTCGGATGGTGCTCAATTTTATCGGTAATCCAATCACATCCTTGTTGATTTCTGTATTGCTTAGTTTATTTACCTTCGGACTATGGCGTGGTTTCTCCATGGCTCAAATCGGCAAGTACTGTGACCAATCCTTACCAGCGGTTGCTAGTATATTAATGGTAATCGGTGGTGGCGGTGCTTTTAATAAAGTGTTGCTTGACAGTGGAGTAGGAGCAGAAATTGCCAAATTAGCAACGGCTGCACAGTTAAACCCGATTGTTCTTGGTTGGCTGGTTGCTGCATTAATTCGTGTTGCAACAGGTTCAGCTACTGTAGCAATGTTGACTGCTGCGGGCATTGTAGCTCCAATTCTTGCGATGTCTCCTGGTGCTAGCCCTGAGTTAATGGTTTTGGCAACTGGAGCTGGATCTCTTGTTTTATCTCACGTGAATGATGCTGGATTTTGGATGATTAAAGAATACTTTGGTATGACTGTTCAGGAAACACTATCAACATGGACCGTATTAGAAACCATTATTGGTGTAGCAGGACTCGTCTTTACCTTATTGCTTAGCATGTTTATAGCTTAG
- a CDS encoding gluconokinase, with protein sequence MSGQNIIGVDIGTTGCRAVIYRPDGTTIGSRSIEYPLYTPQAAWAEQDPEEILQGVLEVLGGAIAEAKLAPEEIAGLCFSSVMHSVIPVDEHGNALDRMQTWADSRAQDYIEKVKASPDASTIYFKTGCPIHPMYPLFKIIWFKNERPDIFSRTAKFIGIKEYICHRLFGKYFVDESIASATALYNIHTRTWDEDLLAMIGITAERLSEVLPTTHTERSLKPEIAEKLGLASDTAIVLGASDGVLSTLGSGAINPGQVTAMIGTSGAVRMITNKPQADEKQRTWCYNLAGDTWVLGGALSNGGVAFRWARDKFATTEQRVAANLGLDTYDILGRYAEQKPAGCEGLIMLPLFSGERAPYYNANARGVLFGLNLNHGKRHLVRATLEGIIYRMYSIFKSLEEVAGEVNEIRVGGSFTRSKVWVQIMADVFGRVIHVPGEPEGSAFGAAVLGMYALGMISDLKEVEKFITIKEIYYPNEENREIYQRLFGIYERVYWNLQSEFEEIAEIQRTWKK encoded by the coding sequence ATGAGTGGGCAAAATATAATTGGTGTAGATATAGGTACAACAGGCTGCCGAGCTGTTATTTATCGGCCAGACGGTACGACAATTGGCAGTAGGTCAATTGAATATCCTTTATATACACCACAAGCTGCCTGGGCGGAACAAGATCCTGAGGAAATCTTACAAGGTGTTTTGGAAGTGCTCGGCGGAGCAATTGCCGAAGCGAAATTGGCTCCCGAAGAAATTGCTGGATTATGTTTTAGTTCAGTTATGCATAGTGTGATCCCTGTAGATGAGCATGGCAATGCTTTGGATCGTATGCAAACTTGGGCTGATTCCCGTGCTCAGGATTATATTGAAAAGGTAAAAGCATCCCCTGATGCAAGTACGATCTACTTTAAAACAGGTTGTCCAATTCATCCCATGTATCCTTTATTTAAAATAATTTGGTTTAAAAATGAACGGCCCGATATTTTCTCTCGCACTGCGAAGTTTATCGGCATTAAAGAGTATATCTGTCATCGGTTATTTGGTAAATATTTTGTGGATGAATCCATTGCCTCGGCTACTGCTTTGTACAACATTCATACTCGTACATGGGACGAGGATTTATTAGCAATGATAGGAATTACCGCGGAGCGGTTATCTGAGGTATTGCCTACGACTCATACGGAAAGAAGCCTCAAACCAGAGATTGCTGAAAAGCTTGGATTGGCATCTGATACTGCCATAGTATTAGGCGCGAGTGATGGCGTGTTATCTACATTAGGCTCCGGTGCTATCAATCCAGGCCAGGTGACAGCCATGATTGGTACCAGCGGTGCTGTACGAATGATTACCAATAAGCCGCAGGCGGATGAAAAACAGCGAACTTGGTGCTATAATCTTGCAGGTGATACGTGGGTATTAGGTGGAGCACTAAGTAATGGTGGTGTGGCATTTCGCTGGGCAAGAGATAAATTCGCTACCACAGAACAGCGGGTTGCAGCAAATCTAGGGCTTGATACCTATGATATTTTAGGCCGCTACGCAGAACAAAAACCTGCTGGCTGTGAAGGTTTAATTATGCTGCCCCTTTTCTCGGGAGAACGGGCGCCTTATTATAATGCGAATGCTCGTGGAGTATTGTTTGGATTAAACCTCAATCATGGGAAACGCCACTTGGTTCGGGCGACACTAGAGGGTATTATTTATCGAATGTATAGTATCTTTAAGTCGTTAGAGGAAGTCGCGGGAGAAGTAAATGAAATCCGCGTTGGCGGTAGCTTTACTCGTTCAAAGGTTTGGGTTCAGATTATGGCAGATGTATTTGGACGAGTAATTCATGTTCCAGGTGAACCTGAGGGCTCAGCCTTTGGCGCTGCTGTTTTAGGAATGTACGCCTTAGGCATGATTAGTGATCTTAAAGAGGTTGAAAAATTCATTACAATAAAAGAAATTTATTATCCAAATGAAGAAAATCGTGAGATATACCAACGTTTATTTGGAATTTATGAGCGAGTATACTGGAATCTCCAAAGTGAATTTGAAGAAATTGCTGAAATTCAACGAACTTGGAAAAAATAG
- the dnaX gene encoding DNA polymerase III subunit gamma/tau, with protein MAYIALYRQWRPHDFENLVGQEHISITLKNAIVSGKIAHAYLFSGPRGTGKTSTAKILAKSLNCIHGPTHEPCNVCSNCAGINAGTSMDVFEIDAASNRGIDEIRELRETVKFAPVDGRYKVYIIDEVHMLTTEAFNALLKTLEEPPAHVVFILATTEAHKIPATIHSRCQRYDFRRIAAGEIEGRLATIVEHNGLHVAEDALKLIASHADGGLRDALSILDQCTTMEDGLITADKVRKLLGLIGHEWVWRITDSLVERDFKTILLALSELISLGKEVRQILLEVALYLRSIMLFKAAPTIDSIELYGDDRVMLAKHAEGFTHEELIDMIKIVNEGANEAKWAPEPRITAEMTFLSLCRPAAKGDIANLLERIAALEAKLSNNPIYVEPEIVRTAEPIRYSNPVKPVVVKPVIAETIVAEAKVEPRQESQQESVAANPSVSGDVKAVWDQVLKELVTTGKRSVHACVSQGNLISLNDKQATVQFTAAFPKERTEKDDYRVMIEKVLAQFCGKTVQLCCILGTGAVKPKEGPAAPPKNKPVTTVLPPEGAEHPALRQAIHMFGGKVIKKEEYKGD; from the coding sequence ATGGCTTACATCGCATTATATCGCCAGTGGCGTCCTCATGATTTTGAAAACTTAGTAGGGCAGGAGCATATTAGTATTACATTAAAGAATGCGATTGTATCAGGGAAGATAGCGCATGCCTATTTGTTTTCTGGTCCGAGAGGTACGGGGAAAACCAGTACTGCGAAAATTCTAGCAAAATCTTTAAATTGTATCCATGGCCCAACGCATGAGCCGTGTAATGTCTGCTCCAATTGTGCCGGGATTAATGCTGGCACTTCGATGGATGTGTTTGAAATAGATGCTGCCTCTAATCGGGGAATTGATGAGATTCGTGAACTTCGTGAGACTGTGAAGTTTGCTCCGGTAGATGGACGGTATAAAGTATATATTATTGATGAAGTACATATGTTAACGACGGAGGCATTTAATGCTTTACTAAAGACATTAGAAGAACCTCCTGCTCATGTAGTTTTTATTCTGGCTACAACGGAAGCACATAAAATTCCCGCTACGATTCACTCTCGATGTCAGCGCTATGATTTTAGACGTATTGCTGCAGGGGAAATTGAAGGACGGTTAGCTACCATTGTTGAACATAACGGCTTACATGTGGCGGAAGATGCATTAAAACTTATTGCATCCCATGCAGATGGCGGTCTACGAGATGCTCTTAGTATTTTAGATCAGTGTACCACTATGGAAGATGGTTTAATAACAGCAGATAAGGTGCGGAAGTTATTAGGGCTTATTGGCCATGAATGGGTATGGCGCATTACGGACTCATTGGTGGAGCGGGATTTTAAAACTATATTACTGGCTTTAAGTGAATTGATTTCATTGGGTAAGGAAGTTCGACAAATATTATTAGAAGTAGCTTTGTATTTGAGAAGTATCATGTTATTTAAGGCTGCTCCTACAATTGATAGTATTGAGTTATATGGTGATGATCGGGTTATGTTGGCTAAACATGCTGAAGGGTTTACTCATGAAGAATTAATCGATATGATTAAAATAGTGAATGAGGGTGCCAATGAAGCGAAGTGGGCGCCGGAGCCGCGGATTACGGCCGAAATGACCTTCTTGTCTCTCTGTCGCCCTGCGGCGAAGGGAGATATAGCCAATTTACTAGAAAGAATAGCAGCATTAGAGGCCAAATTGTCGAATAATCCTATATATGTAGAACCTGAAATAGTAAGAACGGCAGAGCCAATTCGTTATAGTAATCCGGTTAAACCAGTAGTGGTAAAACCTGTGATAGCAGAGACAATCGTGGCGGAAGCTAAGGTTGAGCCACGGCAGGAATCACAACAAGAATCTGTAGCGGCGAACCCTTCCGTATCGGGAGATGTTAAGGCAGTTTGGGATCAAGTTCTCAAGGAATTGGTAACAACGGGTAAACGCTCGGTTCATGCTTGTGTTTCCCAAGGGAATTTGATAAGTCTAAATGACAAACAGGCTACAGTGCAATTTACGGCAGCTTTTCCTAAAGAACGTACTGAAAAAGATGATTATCGAGTAATGATTGAAAAAGTATTAGCTCAATTTTGTGGAAAAACAGTGCAGCTTTGTTGTATACTGGGAACTGGGGCAGTAAAGCCTAAAGAGGGGCCTGCTGCGCCACCTAAAAACAAGCCAGTTACTACAGTATTGCCGCCAGAGGGGGCAGAACACCCTGCTTTGCGTCAGGCTATACATATGTTTGGTGGTAAAGTTATAAAAAAAGAAGAATATAAGGGGGACTAA
- a CDS encoding YbaB/EbfC family nucleoid-associated protein, whose amino-acid sequence MFGNMGNMAGMMKKMQKLQGEMAKMQDELKTRTLEATAGGGAIKVVITGEKQIQSLKIDPTVVDADDMEMLEDLVVAAVNEAIKKVDDMMAQEMGKLTGGMNLPSGLF is encoded by the coding sequence ATGTTTGGAAATATGGGAAATATGGCTGGTATGATGAAAAAAATGCAAAAGTTGCAAGGTGAAATGGCGAAGATGCAGGACGAACTAAAAACCCGTACTTTAGAAGCAACTGCAGGCGGCGGCGCGATTAAAGTTGTAATTACTGGTGAAAAACAAATTCAATCTTTAAAAATTGATCCTACAGTAGTAGATGCGGATGATATGGAGATGTTGGAAGATTTAGTAGTTGCTGCTGTCAATGAAGCCATTAAAAAAGTGGATGACATGATGGCTCAAGAAATGGGTAAACTTACTGGCGGTATGAATCTGCCTTCTGGATTGTTTTAA
- the recR gene encoding recombination mediator RecR yields the protein MQYIAPLAKLIEQFRALPGIGSKTAARLAYYVLEMDKTRAEGLAQAIIEAKEKIGYCDVCFNLTDCNPCSICQAEGRDTSILCVMEEPRDVAAMERTREFRGRYHVLHGQLSPLEGVGPNDIKIKELLARIQSGEITEVIMATNPDVEGEATAMYIARLLKPLGVKVTRIAHGLPVGGDLEYADEVTLMKAMENRREM from the coding sequence ATGCAATATATAGCGCCATTAGCGAAATTAATAGAGCAGTTTCGTGCTTTGCCAGGAATAGGCTCTAAAACGGCTGCGCGTTTGGCGTATTATGTTTTAGAAATGGATAAAACACGAGCTGAAGGGTTGGCTCAGGCTATTATAGAAGCAAAAGAAAAAATTGGTTATTGTGATGTTTGTTTTAATTTAACGGACTGTAATCCATGTTCTATTTGTCAGGCCGAGGGGCGGGATACCAGTATATTGTGTGTGATGGAAGAGCCACGAGATGTGGCTGCCATGGAGCGCACGCGTGAATTCCGTGGCAGGTACCATGTGTTGCATGGGCAATTGTCTCCTTTAGAGGGAGTTGGTCCAAATGACATTAAAATAAAAGAGTTGCTAGCCCGTATTCAGTCTGGAGAAATCACGGAAGTCATTATGGCCACCAATCCAGATGTGGAAGGTGAAGCCACGGCAATGTATATTGCCAGGCTTTTGAAACCATTAGGTGTGAAAGTCACCAGAATTGCACATGGGTTGCCTGTAGGTGGCGACTTAGAATATGCTGATGAAGTTACTTTAATGAAAGCGATGGAAAATCGGCGGGAAATGTAA
- a CDS encoding DUF2508 family protein: MNFVEALQKVQDYLYRGDTIEAKTLPALSLVVEEARQEWLNAQYYYNTVSDQDLVDHAVYLMQAAEKKYIYLLKKARQEGVRSSPYEISDTNIYKRQ, translated from the coding sequence ATGAATTTCGTAGAAGCATTACAGAAAGTGCAAGATTATCTTTACCGCGGTGATACTATCGAAGCAAAAACCCTGCCGGCTCTTTCTCTTGTAGTAGAAGAAGCTAGGCAGGAATGGTTGAATGCTCAATATTATTACAATACTGTATCAGATCAAGACCTGGTTGATCATGCTGTATATTTGATGCAGGCAGCTGAAAAAAAGTATATATATTTACTGAAGAAAGCCCGTCAAGAAGGAGTGAGATCCTCTCCTTACGAAATTTCTGATACCAATATATATAAGAGACAATAA
- a CDS encoding pro-sigmaK processing inhibitor BofA family protein, with the protein MFAGFGEFNVILAYVFGIILLYVVGRMFLMPIKLIFRLIYNGLIGGAMLWALNFIGIHIGFNIAINPITALIAGFLGLPGVILLILFKLFVA; encoded by the coding sequence ATGTTTGCTGGATTTGGCGAATTTAATGTAATTTTGGCATATGTCTTCGGAATTATTTTATTATATGTAGTAGGACGAATGTTTTTAATGCCGATTAAACTTATCTTTCGTTTGATTTATAATGGTCTAATTGGTGGTGCTATGCTGTGGGCGTTGAATTTTATAGGAATACATATTGGGTTTAATATTGCAATTAACCCAATTACGGCATTGATTGCTGGATTTTTAGGTCTGCCAGGCGTTATCCTACTGATCTTATTTAAGCTATTTGTTGCCTAA